From the Vanessa cardui chromosome 8, ilVanCard2.1, whole genome shotgun sequence genome, the window TAATCGCTAAGAAGTATAGAGCACTGATGAGAGACGAACCTGATGAACCGGTGAACAAGGACAGCGAAACGGAGGCAGTTGATGATGAATCAGAAATAATACCAAACAATGTCGCTGCGGCGCCACCTTGAAACAACGATGTATCTGTTTTGAAAAGCAGACTACACGGTTTATAAGAAAATAGAGTCTACGAAGTATATATTCAAAGTCTCAACAATTGAAACATCAATTCAATGACATTGGTGATAAATCCCAAAGATCTACATATCTACAGAGATGGCGTGTTTATATcagtattattttctaataatttagTCATTGCAATCTTaagacttattaataaataaaccaaatatttaacagtattaataataatattcatgtgattTTTGTTTGACTGATTTAAAACAGTATtacaaaatgataataatggcaatgaaataattaatttaatgtaattaaacgtCTGTCGTGTCTTAAATTTCTTAAGTGAATAATAGTGAACGCAAAGAAcatttttgtgtttgttaaCAGTATTTAAGCATCTTGAAATCAGcttaaagttttttgtataatacatttttttacgtGGATTACTGTGTcctaaatcttaaatataaactttaatataaagtaataagttaatttgtaaatgtattattattaaatatatttaatctcgATTAATCCTAGTCTAAAATCTAGTCATTTATTAAgagatctttttatttatttaaatatagtttaaggTAGATTTACTTTTAGTCAGTACATTATAAGTGGGAATTTAACagaatatttttccatttaataCGATAgcctttgtaaatatttcgttttaacaATTAGAGACGAGTGTTAGGCTAATTAGCTACGGgtaatgatatttttgtaaataaacgtTGTGTATTTCCGTACTgaattgtaacaaataaaattcgagcattttgtatagttttttttccTGAAAAACaccaataaatattcatattctaaatattattttctatatgcGAAAGGAAAATAACATATGATTTGTTTGGGAAGAACTTCTTGACAAACTTTACTAGACAatgaatcattttataaatagggCAATTGCGTACAggatacataatacataattatagttTACAAATCTCTGCTCAAATACAGACGTATATGAGTTCCTTCTGTCCTAAATGTAATTGCGCATTTCTgagcatattatttaaaaggttaaataacaaaagagagaatcgttttattttatttttttttattttataaacactttattacacacaaaagacaaaagatacagtgtacataacattacaagaacatattataacagaaaaaagaagtgtgcaaaggcggtcttattgcttaaagcaatctcttacagacaacccTTTAGAGTAAGAATTTGTCCGTGGGAAACGGGATGGTGCAAACAAGcatgttttattcttaaacaactaaaaattaatctttaaataatacaaataatatataacaaaatacatataatatatataagtttaataaatacatatgtattatatataccaaataattttatttttatttcatagtttaaatatattctccTTTTGTAAAATAAGTGAATATTACCTGATCGATATCCAATACAGTCATGATGACTAGCACCCGACAGTTTTAGTATGGACTTACCtcaatataatacaatgttacgagagtaaccttagccttcaatacggtcttatgacatttgattctatatcataatttatatcacattattattgcatgttatcaatgttacatgagctattgaatttactttattacacaCAATTATTGTAGTAATTAAtcgatcaataatttgtaaaactgtaattaatattattttatatggcatagaaTTTactactggcatgtaacactatttcttattttaaatatgattgagctgtcattagaaaacaattggacgatagcgtggcattctaacaaaagattgAGAGaatggagcatcattgtaaaacgataatattattttggccatcccgaactactgaaattacaacagttaatataaaatacgcaTAATCTCCTCCTTGCCTTAAAGTCGACAAAAACACGACATGCGGTcacgtatttataattattatgtaagcgGAAAAAGGTGAATGACCCTGACaatggaatataatatatatgtattccaTTGTCAgggataataaatatacataaggcGAAATACTCACTGATTAATTAAGGAAACTCAAAAACTATAGCACCTATCAAACTTAAAAATTGTCAGGTCAGCTGCTTATTTTACTAAACTCCTCATCCAAGAAGGTAAAACAGGGATTGGAGAATTGAGTTTCCTAAATTTCGCGCAGATAACGCCGTAGgttcagattaaaaaaaataacccaaaattttaaatgtagtgAAGTAAAAACGAGTAGCAATTCATTGCTAAAACtgactattattattagctaatattataattatccatgcaaatataattatatatagtatgaacataaaaaaatatattatagacaatttaaatatcataacatataataaaattatgccataAGAACTTTTCTATCGAGATGTTCTTAAATACGaagataaaacataattatttcacCAAAACGAAAGTAATAGCTTATTTGTGAACTGGATATTACACGAAATAGCTATTATTCATGAGAATAACATCTTAAGGTTGATAAGAAAATTTGTgcatgattattttaatgttagtgATGTTACAAATGAAATGAAGATATAATCtctttttaagaattattttgtaataaggaAAAAATACAATCGGGTATATAGAAGGGACCATTTTTTTAGGAAGACACTTTGTacttatatgtacatacatgtaaCAATAGGAGGCAGATTGGTGGAATAAATTCCAAGACTTTTAATGgtcatttgatttaattactaaaatgtaaatatcaTGTCATCATCAACAAATACATACTAACTAtacgagatgacccagtggttagagagcGTACATCTTAAACGATAATTGACGGTTGAAACCCCAGACACTGCATTTTCaccactgaaatttcatgtgcttaatatgtgtttataattcatgtcgtactcggcggtgacggAGAGCATTGTGATGAAACCAGGCAGTGTTTAATTTCGACGAAATACCGCCATATGTCGATTCacgaaatcaaaaaaatcaaaatcaaaataaactttattcaagtaggctattacaagcacttttgaatcgtcattttacaattaagtgaagctaccaccggttcggaaagtagattctaccgagaagaaccgacaagaaactcagtagttactcttttttaacatttaaaaaatacaacgtcatgttaattaaatacaaatatttaaataaatgtatcctgcttggaagtcaacaggtattaactccacgcttttttatcatctataaacgaacccgcattggagcagcgtggtggaatatacttctcttcaaaatgagaggaggccttaacttagctgtgggaaatttacaggctgacgCAAACACTTTTTACTGATAGATTCTGACAGATTTCTACAAAATCTCTTCACGATATCAAAACTTTAAaagtcttttgtttttataaacaataacaaaatcacCAAGCAGACGACCTCACTAGCAGTAATTTGTATGACAACGAGTATTATAAAatggattattattttatgatatatttgtacAAATGGCACGTATATGtcttatatcaatatatctttCTTATATCAATCATTAGAGTTCcgtgaataaataataagatatttatttatgtgtatgaTATGATGAATAGTTTTTACCTGCGACTTCATCCGCGTATGGAAGTGCCCTTAAGGGAAAGGGCtacaccaaaaaaaaattatagattcTTTTTTgactgaaaataaaacataagcgTTAGACTTCTTTACTTTCTGTTCAAATAAATCATATGTCAAATTTCTTTACAAATAACACATATTAAAACCTAATTTTAAAGAGCCATAGATATAAAGATTTActaaatgatttcaatttaacaaatatttaatacttattagaGAGCTGGAAAAAATACTGGCCGGTTAGAAAGCAGTACCACGTctgtttaaattaaagaaaattgatcTCGACAAATTCTAACTATCTTGGAAAAAATTACTTTTCCAATCGCTATGTTTATGACCACACAGTGGTCATAAACATAGCGATAGAAGAAATTCACTGTCAACTGGAAGTATGCTCTACTAAAAAGAAATGAAGAATGCATAAAAGAGCATCTTGTTGGTATCGGTCAAGGCATAGGAGTCACCGCCATGGCGCACTAAGCAAATTtcgttataatacatataaattacatgttttttaatttacgtttatctaatcattactttttatatataactaattcatataagttaattaattttaagtaaaaacgtgtacgaataaataaattaattaccctatcaattatttttcaataatagtgAGCCGCgtgatctattaataaataaaatgtgaaatTCGTAGCaataaatcaatgaaatataaattcgtTTGTGAAACATTGATCATAATAGTTTATAGAGTGaaattggaatatttttaatttcgaaggtaaatattttattgttaattttatttatccgtTACGTAACGAACATTTTTGATGGCACTTAATTTGGAATCGACGATATCTTCCAAATTATTCattcgtataatatatttatcggaTGCAATGTAAGTCAATATTAATGTACAATAGATGTACATAATTAAGGAAACAATTGAGGAAAACGGCATCGCCAtaaccaatatatttttcacaatttatcttatacaacatttttttggAGTTTATGGTGTGAACGCGCAAACGATACAAATTGCTTGGtagtagggatttgtgcaagcccatttacatcactacatagtataaaacaaagtcgttttatctgtccctatgtccctttgtaagattaaatgttttaaactacgcaacggattttaatgcggtttattttaatagatagagtgattcgagaggaaggtttttgtatataatacatagacaatatagtaaagagtaattttagaagttggtaatgtgatgtcgtatataaacaaattctgtagtacatttagtatcagtattgcacccgttcgaagccggggcgaaGCAGCAATACCTACTATTGCTTTCCAgattgaaaggtgagtgagttgGTCTAACTACAATCAGCAAGGGACACAAatcttagtttctaaggttGATAGggcattggtgatataaggaatggttaataatttTGACAGCTCCAGTGTCCACGGATgtccatttaatttaaaaaaattttaatacaggCAGAAGCTCATATAGTGTATATTGTCATGTTTTTTGAAACAAAGTATGAAATCTTTCATTAAAACGATACATGTAcggaacattattttttaattgaattcaaGCTTGACACAAtgaagaattataaaaatgtgaatTAAGTTTAAGGAAAACCGTTTAATGTCTGTGAATCGAACGAAaatacctaattaaaaaaaatacgtaaattttAAGTGGTGAAAGACGCTTACAAAATGGTGCTATTTGGAAAATCTTTTGTGATAAAGGTTTTTATAGCTTTGGGTAAATATtacgataaattataattttttttcaagtggtattaatttaaatgaacgtGATCCGgggaataaaaaaaactgtgcaACTTATTTAAGCCGAAAATGTTTCTACCTTGGCCCTTTTTTGCAAAACAAAAGTGGcatctttttgttttaattatctgcaaaaaaaatatttctaagtatTTGTACAGACAATAACTCCATATCTTATCGTTTACGATacataagaatttttattatctgttgtaTGTTGTGTATTCCTATTTGCTTATATAGTCTTTACATTAAAGAAACGCACACATACATGCAAATATACTACACATTCAACACAAACAAAATTGCACGTCATTTTTGAAGATATATTTCGAAAGCTTTTTGTAAACATTGTTACTGTTgctatcaatgatattctaataaacagatatgttatatccatactaaacaacagaaaaaagtgtgccgcgccggggaccgtttattttaatttatttttacatttcgttaaaagtaaaaaggatagcttgataaaaacaataagtaaaagggataactagatgttttaattacgcaaaacgtattactacgtaattatgatgtattgtaacgtattactacgtaaagcaactaaaggcaaacgtctcaattaggacgttatctagtcttcactttttacgcgttaataacatatctgtttactacaacttCGTTGGTTGCTATGAGTGATACAAACGTTACTTGGTATAAACCAATTATTCGCACTTGGATGACCGGCCATCTTTAACATAGATTATTCTTATAATCTATCTATGATGACCAGACTAATATGACGACCATCTAAAAtttctttcataatttataagttatttgttgtaaaagtaaagtttgtTTTACTAGCtagattttgtaattaaaataattaatagaagtaaaatagaaataaatcattattaaaaaaaatacgctaTTCCACCATCGCCATTCCATTCACGCACCAAAAAACGGCCAAGAGATTATTGACTTCGGTTTATCCTTTTCTAatattactttcatttattttacaggtTACATTGCGGTTGCAAGCTGTGCTGACCTACGCTGCTATGACGGGTAAAACTTGTAACTAATATTTCTCTGAAatccattatatttatataataatttggtaAACTATACATATTAACCATTATGAATATAACCAGCGAACTGGCTAGGAAACTAAGACGAATCCTTGTGTCTGAacttacactggcttactcacccttcaaaacaaTACCAAGTAATGTTTCATACGGTAGAATACGTAAGGAGTCGGTAACCCGGACGAGTTTatccaaagccctaccaccaaggatcACGAATAATTATCTTTGAACGTTACTGAGCATTGGTACAAAAAAGGGCTATCAAAAGTTGCCAATATAAATACCGCTAATACAAatctagttttaaaaaaaaaaaataattatttaagaagcTTAACCAATGTTTCAGGTCATTCGAGAATTACCAAGAGTATTCACTGGACGACCCTACCCCCCTTTTAAATTCATCCTGCTTCCAATCCGACAGAATCACAGTTTTCTACGTATTTGGGTATAATGGCCAAGCTACCGGGCCGTCTGTAGAGAGAATGATAACCGTATACctgaataaagttaatattttacttttaaactgGCAACAAGAAGCTGCGGTCGGCATACTTGGTCCCATATCGTACGCTGTGACGGCTATCCCCAATGCGAAAAgggtctgtattttttaatgaagttGCTCTGCATAAAGaaaagctattttattttaaatattcttatttttttagtgGCTAGATAGCgtacatattaaccgatgattacaggttcgaacccaggcaagcacaacagACTTTTCATGTGCTCTATTTGTGTCTGTAATTCTtcgacgatgaaggaaaacatcatgaggaaacctgcatgtgacttaTTTGCGttcgtggtgaaatatgctgtAATCCTTCTCGTCAAAAGGAGAggaagtcttagcccagcaatggataatttacaggctgttgatgtgtgatgtgatgtgattttttttttagattggTGTACAATTTGCCAATGCATTGATAATACTCTCGAATAATGGCTTAAGTCTGTCAGATGTACATTTGATTGGATTCTCGCTTGGAGGTCAACTCGTTGGATACACCGGAGAGGAGGTCATAAAACAAGGAAAGATAATCAAAAAGTAAGTTTCTTAAGATTAAAGATTATCGAGCAAAGgatttcaaacaataataaagcaTACACTCAATTACTTACCATCCCCTTCAAAAATCCCCCACCAATTCGGATAGTGATATCCCAGAACTAGTTAAATAAATTCAGCATtcacttaaacaaaaaaaaaaatataatgattacgaTGATGACGTAATCCAGGCCGATTTTGGCTTCTGCGTCGAATCTCGAAGTGACCAAACACAGGCCTACTCCCTATTACACCCCCCCCCCTCTTTCATAATACTTTGACAAGTGGAAAGAATTCAGATGCAAGACCGATAACTTTACCTGCTTTCCGAGGAACGGAAAAGTACCCTTCCGATTTCCAAAACCAGGTCAGTTATTGAAAAATTTTCGATAGACAaatccaataactttttatcggtTTGTCTTGCAGTTTGTACCCAGCATTTCGGGATCTGCAGAATTTTTTCTAGCTACTAGACCAGAATACCCACTAAacaccagcggtaccctcttcCTCTTTTCGGCGGGATCACTTTCGCATGCTCCCGTAGCGCCAAAACGATTGATCCTCCACGGTCTTCTTCGGCGCAACAGGTCTGCAGCAGGGTTTTAAACTCAGACGAAAAacttagacgacctccgtggtcgagtgatgtgtacaccggttttcatgggtacgccactccgaagttccgggttcgattcccggccgagtcaatgtagattttattagttttctatgtttttcttgggtctgggtgtttgtagtaccgtcgttacttctgattttcaataatacaagtgctttagctacttacattggtatcagagtaatgtatgtgatgttgtctcatatttatttatttattaactttttatcggCTTGTCTTGCGGTTTGTACCCAGCATTTGGGGATCTGCAGATTTTTTTCTAGCCACTAGACCGAAATACCCACTAAACACCAGCGGTACGCTCTTCCTCTTTTCGGCGGGATAATTTCGCATGCTTCCATAGCGCCAAAAAGGTTTGCCCGCCTCCATGGTCTTCTTCGGCGCAACGGGTCTGCAGCAGGGTTAAACTCCAGCTCTCGTTCCGCTGCCTCCTTCTTTGATATGACGTTTTCGCAGGGGCATGCCTCGTCACCACTGCTGAGCATAGCTAGTCACTAGACCAATGAGGCTATCAAAAACTGAACTACAGCAAAATAAGAAAGCATAtacattataagtaataaaagaaaCCTTCGAAAGGATTACGTCACTCATTAAAATGTACTAACTGATAAACTAACACAATTAATGATAAGTCAACTGTTCAAACACGCCTCGGTAACTTGAGTGAGGATAGAGTTTTgaatgaaaaagtttttatttcatcaataatattacaacagcaaaagtcataattaaaaataaatacaaaatatctcgataaaaataatataatagtccaGGGCAATGGCGAATCCCACATATCTCCCTCCCCCCCACTGCGCGTGGGGGAAACGTGTAATACGTTTTTCCGACGAGAAAAAAAACTGCATCTTTCAAtgtcatattacatatattacttttattagcTACTAAGCTATTATTAAATTCcttaattatgtatttgaacATTCAGTgatgtaataatgtaaaaaacataaaataaaaataacttgacCGTAAAAACTAAACCTTGTAAACAGACGTTCAAATTCTTCGTTAACTCTACTACATTGTTAACTATAATTCtctgtaattataattactcagtataaaaaaaattgaaacgaaaagatgagaaaaaaattcaaataataaaaaaacacaaagacGGATGGATGATGGTAACTGGACACCACTGACCAcctatggaccacctgatggtaactggaCACCACTGTCAGtaacaatggcgctgtaagaaacgtTAACCATTCCCATCatagccaatgcgccaccaatcttgggaactaagatgttatgtctcttgtgcctgtagttacactggctcactcacccttcaaaccggcacACGACTATACcaagtattgtattgtattggcagtagaatatctacatattactaatatattacaCTACCTATGCCCGCgaccgaaaaaaaatattattgtgtctaagttactccgtattatatcagttatctgctagtgacagtaccgtcaaaatcggtccagccgttccagagattaaccggaacaaacagacagacagacaaaaataaataaaaagttatgtgtgtatgtgtacagtgcatacatacatatgcattgagtaaaaaacgggctattaatattacaaacagacactccaattttattctatgaatagattaataataatatattattttttacttaaatatttacttttaaattaacatactaTATTTCTCCACAGGATTACTTGTTTGGAACCAGCAGGCCCTTTGTATGATGGTATAATATCGCTGCCTGGAGTTGACGCATCCGTTGCAGAGTATGTATACGCGATACACACTAACCCTGGTCGGCTGGGCACAAATGAAGCTGTAGCCACCGTCGATATATGGGTGAACTGTGGGAATAGCGTGCAACCAGGCTGCGAGGAGTCTGGTATTTTGGGATTGTTCTCGAatgaaagtaattatattttttaccatattgaatttt encodes:
- the LOC124531724 gene encoding pancreatic lipase-related protein 3-like gives rise to the protein MVLFGKSFVIKVFIALGYIAVASCADLRCYDGSFENYQEYSLDDPTPLLNSSCFQSDRITVFYVFGYNGQATGPSVERMITVYLNKVNILLLNWQQEAAVGILGPISYAVTAIPNAKRIGVQFANALIILSNNGLSLSDVHLIGFSLGGQLVGYTGEEVIKQGKIIKKITCLEPAGPLYDGIISLPGVDASVAEYVYAIHTNPGRLGTNEAVATVDIWVNCGNSVQPGCEESGILGLFSNENLCSHDLSWKYFAEALERPTAFLARSASDCDAWKQGEGRNQTIYLGDNIDTEARGNYYLRTNSSSPYGLGAVGSQPGPVNK